A window of Scophthalmus maximus strain ysfricsl-2021 chromosome 10, ASM2237912v1, whole genome shotgun sequence contains these coding sequences:
- the mrpl2 gene encoding 39S ribosomal protein L2, mitochondrial: protein MALTCLTRALRALTLSQPALLSSQVAAQCELRARRVPSSVGPCRGFLTTAPLEQNKTFWKQREKYTVKPIGMKKTGGRDHTGRVRTHGIGGGHKQRYRWIDFQRLRHEPGKETQSFFEEKIVEVRYDPCRSADIALIAGGNRKRWIIATENMQAGNVIKTSGAIGRMAVLANEGDAYPLGALPVGSLVNNLEIQPGKGAEYIRAAGTSGVLLRKVNGTAIVQLPSKQQVQVLETCMVTVGRVSNIDHNKQIIGKAGRNRWFGVRPSSGLWQRKGGWAGRKIRALPSMKSYVNLPPITAG, encoded by the exons ATGGCGTTGACGTGTCTGACCCGAGCTCTTCGCGCCCTGACGCTCTCCCAGCCCGCGCTGCTCTCCTCTCAG gtggCGGCACAGTGCGAGCTGCGAGCCCGGCGGGTGCCCTCCTCAGTGGGCCCGTGCCGAGGCTTCCTCACCACGGCGCCTCTGGAGCAGAACAAGACATTctggaagcagagggagaagtACACCGTCAAACCCATAGGCATGAAAAAGACAGGAGGCCGAGATCACACAG GAAGGGTACGGACGCACGGCATCGGCGGTGGCCATAAACAAAGGTACCGGTGGATCGACTTCCAGAGACTGCGCCATGAACCAGGCAAAGAGACCCAGTCCTTTTTCGAGGAGAAGATTGTGGAAGTGCGATACGACCCGTGCAG GTCTGCTGACATCGCCCTGATTGCTGGAGGCAACCGTAAGAGATGGATCATCGCTACGGAGAACATGCAGGCTGGAAATGTCATTAAAACATCTGGAGCTATTGGACGCATGGCAG TCTTAGCCAATGAAGGTGATGCCTACCCACTTGGAGCTCTTCCCGTGGGTTCACTGGTGAACAACCTGGAGATACAACCAGGGAAGGGAGCAGAGTACATTCGTGCAGCAg GCACAAGTGGTGTTTTGCTGCGTAAAGTGAACGGAACAGCCATCGTTCAGCTCCCTTCAAAGCAGCAGGTTCAG GTACTGGAGACTTGCATGGTAACGGTGGGACGTGTATCCAACATTGACCACAACAAACAGATCATTGGCAAAGCTGGTCGCAATCGCTGGTTTGGCGTCCGCCCCTCGAGCGGCTTGTGGCAGAGGAAGGGCGGCTGGGCAGGACGCAAGATCAGAGCGCTGCCTTCGATGAAGAGCTACGTAAACCTGCCCCCAATCACAGCTGGATAA